From Arachis stenosperma cultivar V10309 chromosome 2, arast.V10309.gnm1.PFL2, whole genome shotgun sequence, one genomic window encodes:
- the LOC130960959 gene encoding uncharacterized TPR repeat-containing protein At1g05150-like, translating into MATRGTRSEKVRRIFQQFDANSDGGLNREEMASLVVAVNPRVKFSDEQINAILDEVFRTYGDFIDGDKGLTYEGLLRTYDDGAGDVDRDFDALGLELNLEEAAAAAKGSSAAAASEASSSSIVDERMAVETQKKQRTAAWAVSPNHGIVFDDTWKIVDDLEILIKRLRTKQAKDGKLKGENFDAYSDAGWSRELGPSAEISEKRVFWEESGHDYAVFLKELGGLRGRADAARSREEAFDGHMAIGRVLYEHQLFKEALVSFKRACELQPVDVRPHFRAGNCLYVLGRYREAKEEYLLALEAAEAGGNQWAYLLPQIYVNLGIALEGEGMVLSACEYYREAAILCPTHFRALKLLGSALFGVGEYRAAVKALEEAIFMKPDYADAHCDLASALHAMNDDERAIEVFQKAIDLKPGHVDALYNLGGLYMDLGRFQRASEMYTRVLAVWPNHWRAQLNKAVSLLGAGENEEAKKSLKEALKMTNRVELHDAIAHLKQLQKKKTKSNGGSSGESTYLEVEPSKFKVVGDKTTVRQELATALQIRALQRVSRLNRCSVELLKKEMSEHDVPVSYSGSGVPEKSIRKPNLEEILHRLLNFLKPETFQGAVKAINERILSVLDESGSGRVDLGMFFAILAPICGGPPERRKRVAFDALVWRPMNEDGASVRKVDATTYIKLLRAIYVPSQGVSELMEVHGESDTSMVSFSEFLVMFDDPDWGFGIMPTLVKLEAGDRNRHGNSVCAVCRYPIIGSRFKEIKSHFSLCNQCYSQGKVPSTFKQEEYRFKEYASESEAMKDKCMCFNLQPRTDQ; encoded by the coding sequence ATGGCGACGAGGGGCACGAGATCCGAGAAGGTTCGGAGAATTTTCCAGCAATTCGACGCGAACAGCGACGGTGGTCTCAATAGGGAGGAAATGGCTTCGCTTGTTGTGGCAGTGAACCCTAGGGTGAAGTTCAGCGACGAACAGATCAACGCCATTCTCGACGAGGTTTTCCGAACCTATGGCGATTTCATTGACGGAGATAAGGGGCTCACCTACGAGGGCCTCCTCCGAACCTACGACGACGGTGCCGGCGACGTGGATAGGGACTTCGACGCACTCGGCCTCGAGCTCAACCTCGAGGAGGCTGCGGCCGCCGCTAAGGGCTCCTCGGCGGCGGCGGCGTCCGAGGCCTCGTCTTCGTCCATTGTAGACGAGAGGATGGCGGTGGAGACGCAGAAGAAGCAACGGACGGCGGCTTGGGCCGTGTCGCCAAACCACGGGATTGTGTTCGACGACACTTGGAAGATTGTGGACGATTTGGAGATTCTAATTAAGAGGCTGAGGACGAAGCAGGCAAAAGATGGAAAATTGAAAGGGGAGAATTTTGATGCGTATTCAGATGCCGGTTGGTCCCGGGAATTGGGGCCTTCCGCAGAGATTTCGGAGAAAAGGGTGTTTTGGGAAGAATCAGGACATGATTATGCTGTGTTTTTGAAGGAATTAGGGGGTTTGAGGGGTAGGGCAGATGCTGCTAGGTCAAGGGAAGAGGCATTTGATGGACACATGGCGATTGGGCGAGTTTTGTATGAGCATCAGTTGTTCAAGGAGGCTTTGGTGAGTTTCAAGAGGGCTTGTGAGTTGCAGCCTGTTGATGTGAGGCCACATTTTAGGGCTGGGAATTGTTTGTATGTTCTTGGCAGGTACAGGGAGGCCAAGGAGGAGTACCTGTTGGCTTTGGAGGCAGCTGAGGCAGGCGGGAATCAGTGGGCCTATTTGCTACCGCAGATTTATGTCAACCTTGGGATTGCGCTGGAAGGTGAAGGTATGGTCTTGAGTGCCTGTGAATATTATAGGGAGGCTGCAATTCTTTGTCCCACTCATTTTAGAGCATTGAAGCTACTAGGTAGTGCACTTTTCGGTGTAGGGGAGTATAGGGCTGCTGTGAAGGCGTTGGAGGAAGCAATTTTCATGAAGCCTGATTATGCTGATGCGCATTGTGACTTGGCTTCGGCTTTGCATGCCATGAATGACGATGAGAGGGCAATTGAGGTGTTTCAGAAAGCTATTGATTTGAAGCCTGGTCATGTAGATGCTCTATACAATTTGGGTGGGCTTTATATGGATCTTGGTAGGTTCCAGAGGGCTTCAGAGATGTACACTCGGGTTTTAGCCGTTTGGCCAAATCATTGGCGAGCACAGCTGAATAAGGCGGTGTCATTGCTGGGAGCTGGGGAGAATGAAGAAGCCAAGAAATCTTTGAAGGAAGCGCTGAAAATGACGAATAGGGTTGAGTTGCACGATGCAATAGCACATCTGAAGCAGCTGCAGAaaaagaagacaaaaagtaATGGAGGTTCTTCTGGGGAATCAACGTATCTTGAAGTTGAACCATCCAAGTTCAAGGTTGTTGGAGACAAGACTACTGTGAGGCAGGAATTAGCAACTGCCTTGCAAATCAGAGCACTTCAGAGGGTTTCTAGGTTAAATCGTTGCAGTGTGGAGCTTTTGAAGAAGGAAATGAGTGAACATGATGTGCCAGTGTCGTATTCGGGAAGTGGTGTTCCAGAAAAGTCCATTCGGAAGCCAAACTTGGAAGAAATTCTTCACAGattacttaattttttaaagCCCGAGACTTTTCAAGGAGCAGTAAAAGCCATAAATGAGAGGATACTTTCTGTTTTGGATGAAAGTGGCTCAGGCAGAGTGGATCTGGGAATGTTTTTTGCCATTCTAGCTCCTATTTGTGGCGGTCCTCCGGAAAGACGCAAAAGGGTTGCCTTTGATGCTCTTGTTTGGCGTCCCATGAATGAAGACGGTGCTAGCGTTAGGAAAGTTGATGCTACAACATATATCAAGTTGTTAAGGGCTATTTATGTTCCTTCACAAGGGGTTAGTGAATTAATGGAAGTTCATGGAGAATCGGATACTTCAATGGTGTCTTTCTCCGAGTTTCTTGTTATGTTTGATGATCCAGATTGGGGGTTTGGCATCATGCCTACTCTGGTGAAGCTTGAAGCAGGGGATAGAAATCGACATGGCAACAGCGTGTGTGCTGTTTGTCGCTACCCAATTATCGGTTCCCGGTTCAAGGAGATAAAATCTCATTTTAGTTTGTGTAACCAATGCTACAGTCAGGGAAAGGTTCCTTCCACGTTTAAGCAGGAAGAGTACAGATTCAAAGAGTATGCAAGTGAATCTGAAGCTATGAAAGATAAGTGTATGTGCTTTAATTTGCAACCCCGTACTGACCAGTAG